In Thunnus thynnus chromosome 20, fThuThy2.1, whole genome shotgun sequence, a single window of DNA contains:
- the LOC137171945 gene encoding hydroxycarboxylic acid receptor 2-like: MTILNSTTPIPGGGGSGGSGCPPVNFKLEGTIMLPVLTVILGLLGNIVALWIFCFKLKAWNPNNRFLFNLVIADILVLVTLPLRIYAALRGHWVFGDGLCRISLFLMFSNRSASITLMTVVAIYRYFKVVHPHHWFNRMTKRQVTYVLVFVWLLVIILWVPILGSNHIEGSGNSTWCIFFNSPSLTTLVTMRRILSVLEFIIPLAMLLFCSIRISSFLRQRQMGKADKVRKAMRVCKVIVATFIVCFLPTTVMTIGVWVIRSYHPQDCTTLYTFIQLSIVSWWLNFLNSALDPILYIFSSSMFKKALCSSLPRFLHCGQDAGNAETTASSTESQLTTQQELKPMRADRGNEAM, translated from the exons ATGACCATTTTAAACTCCACAACTCCAATCCCTGGTGGTGGAGGCAGCGGTGGCAGCGGCTGCCCACCAGTCAATTTTAAACTGGAGGGTACGATCATGTTACCAGTCCTCACTGTCATACTGGGGTTGCTAGGAAACATAGTTGCTCTGTGGATCTTTTGCTTTAAACTGAAGGCCTGGAACCCCAACAACCGGTTCCTCTTCAACCTGGTTATCGCCGACATCCTGGTTCTAGTGACTCTTCCTCTCAGGATCTATGCTGCACTCAGAGGCCACTGGGTGTTTGGTGATGGCTTGTGCAGGATCAGCCTCTTCCTGATGTTTTCCAACCGCTCGGCCAGCATTACACTCATGACTGTGGTGGCAATTTACCGCTACTTTAAG GTGGTCCATCCTCACCACTGGTTCAACCGTATGACCAAGAGACAGGTTACGTACGTGTTAGTGTTTGTCTGGCTGTTAGTTATCATTCTTTGGGTTCCCATACTGGGTTCCAACCACATCGAAGGCAGTGGCAACAGCACCTGGTGCATATTCTTCAATTCTCCTTCACTGACCACCCTGGTCACCATGCGCCGCATCCTGTCAGTGCTGGAGTTCATCATCCCGCTGGCCATGCTGCTGTTCTGCTCCATCCGGATTTCCAGCTTCCTGAGGCAGCGGCAGATGGGAAAAGCTGACAAGGTGCGCAAGGCGATGAGGGTGTGCAAGGTCATCGTCGCCACGTTCATAGTGTGCTTCTTACCGACCACAGTGATGACCATTGGGGTGTGGGTCATCCGCTCATATCACCCCCAGGACTGCACCACCCTCTACACTTTCATCCAGCTCTCCATTGTGTCTTGGTGGCTGAACTTCCTGAACTCGGCTCTGGACCCCATCTTGTACATCTTCTCCAGCTCCATGTTCAAGAAGGCGCTCTGCAGCTCGCTTCCCCGTTTCCTGCACTGCGGTCAGGATGCAGGCAACGCTGAGACGACTGCATCCTCAACTGAAAGTCAGTTAACCACCCAGCAGGAACTGAAACCCATGAGGGCTGACAGAGGGAATGAAGCCATGTAA